One window of the bacterium genome contains the following:
- a CDS encoding 3-isopropylmalate dehydratase small subunit: MIIKGKAWKYGDNVNTDEIIPARYLNTSDSRELAKHCMEDLDLSFVKEVKEGDVVVALKNFGCGSSREHAPLALKASGISCIMAATFARIFYRNALNIGLLLIESPQASKDIDNKDLIEIDLNNHRISNLTKNKSYDILPVPEFMQKMIASGGLMSYVKSNIKSKINK; the protein is encoded by the coding sequence ATGATTATTAAAGGGAAAGCTTGGAAGTATGGGGATAATGTAAACACCGATGAGATCATACCGGCTCGTTATTTAAATACTTCCGATTCGAGAGAATTGGCTAAACATTGCATGGAAGATCTTGATTTAAGCTTTGTTAAAGAAGTAAAAGAGGGGGATGTGGTGGTGGCTTTAAAGAATTTTGGGTGTGGATCTTCTCGAGAGCATGCTCCTTTAGCTCTTAAGGCATCGGGCATAAGTTGTATTATGGCCGCTACTTTTGCTCGTATTTTTTATCGGAACGCTCTTAACATAGGATTACTCTTAATTGAATCTCCGCAAGCTTCAAAAGATATAGATAATAAAGATTTAATTGAGATAGATTTAAATAATCATAGAATCAGTAATTTAACTAAGAATAAATCTTATGATATTCTGCCGGTACCTGAATTTATGCAAAAAATGATTGCTTCAGGGGGGTTGATGTCTTACGTTAAATCTAATATTAAGTCTAAAATTAATAAATAA